One Thioclava sp. ES.031 genomic window, GAGCGGGTGAAATCCGGTCAGCAGTATCGTTTGCGCCCCGGTGCCTACGCGATCCTGATCCGCGACGGGCGGGTGCTGCTGACCCATCAGGCGCATCCCATACCGGAGTTTCAATTGCCCGGCGGCGGGATCGATCCGGGCGAGGGGCCGATCGAGGCGCTGCATCGCGAGGTCTTCGAGGAGACCGGCTGGGCGATTACGGGGCTGCGCCGCCTCGGGGCCTATCGGCGTTTCACCTATATGCCCGAATACGAGTTCTGGGCGGAAAAGCTTTGCTCCGTCTGGCTCGCGCGCCCGGTGTTGAAGCGCGGTCTGCCGCCAGAGCCGCACCACACGGCGCATTGGGCCGATCCCGAAGAAGCGCTCGAACTGCTAGCGAATGAAGGCGAGCGCGCGTTTTTCCAACGGTTCGTCCGTCGCTGAAAAGGCGCGGGCGTTTCGTTCGCCTAAGATGTAGCTGAACTGGTGCGTTCTCCTCTCAAGTCTCTCCGCGGGGATGGTCTCTGCAGTCT contains:
- a CDS encoding NUDIX domain-containing protein; the encoded protein is MIARFGERVKSGQQYRLRPGAYAILIRDGRVLLTHQAHPIPEFQLPGGGIDPGEGPIEALHREVFEETGWAITGLRRLGAYRRFTYMPEYEFWAEKLCSVWLARPVLKRGLPPEPHHTAHWADPEEALELLANEGERAFFQRFVRR